Proteins encoded by one window of Musa acuminata AAA Group cultivar baxijiao chromosome BXJ2-9, Cavendish_Baxijiao_AAA, whole genome shotgun sequence:
- the LOC135622833 gene encoding small ribosomal subunit protein eS19-like, with the protein MENAVAKTVKDVSPHEFVKAYSAHLKRSGKMELPEWTDIVKTGRFKELAPYDPDWYYIRAASMARKIYLRQGIGVGGFQKIYGGRKRNGSRPPHFCKSSGAIARHILQQLERMNIIEIEPKGGRKITSQGQRDLDQVAGRV; encoded by the exons ATGGAGAACGCCGTGGCCAAGACCGTGAAAGACGTCTCGCCCCACGAGTTCGTCAAGGCCTACTCCGCCCACCTAAAGAGATCCGGCAAG ATGGAGCTTCCTGAGTGGACAGACATTGTGAAGACTGGAAGGTTCAAGGAACTTGCTCCTTATGATCCTGATTGGTACTACATCAGGGCTG CTTCAATGGCAAGAAAGATATACTTGAGACAGGGCATTGGTGTAGGTGGCTTTCAGAAGATATATGGAGGACGTAAGAGGAATGGAAGTCGCCCACCACATTTCTGCAAGAGCAGTGGGGCAATTGCTCGCCACATTTTGCAGCAGTTGGAGAGGATGAATATCATTGAAATTGAACCTAAAGG TGGGAGGAAGATTACATCTCAGGGGCAGCGGGATCTCGATCAAGTTGCTGGTCGTGTCTAG
- the LOC135622138 gene encoding microtubule-destabilizing protein 60-like, whose amino-acid sequence MATSEILKLSENLDPNLVVSTPCRRRMRSPATTLAKSKKAAPKTPVRTLSSSPAPVKENAKTPEGSKRIVVEDEEAKDLDGSSKARMMRRLMLEEAMRGLPEPGAGRVMYLVKTFERLLSISKETVGERSLEMKRKVMNWALPGLQHPPRAKVTELSSSPVTRSTEFLPTEDDKDERLSCGSDETDVGPKNQQNFQSTGSSGRSRSKKLKVKTQQPFKLRTEQRGRFKEEQFIKMVKEMLLEKKRCTPIAQRLPWTTDEPEILIKPHVKEPIDLVLHSDVHAAERAEFDLHVAESMSFVQQMKMERERQKKVEEEEEEKRRLGKELVLKAQQPMPCFDQPSVPRKSTKPQTVPKEPRFPYAPQPIGTVRKTSDS is encoded by the exons ATGGCGACCTCGGAAATCTTGAAGCTTTCTGAAAACCTTGACCCCAATCTTGTTGTTTCCACTCCTTGCCGACGGCGGATGAGGTCTCCTGCAACCACCCTTGCAAAGTCGAAGAAAGCAGCCCCTAAAACCCCGGTCCGGACGCTCTCGTCATCGCCTGCCCCTGTGAAGGAGAATGCAAAGACACCGGAGGGCAGCAAGCGAATAGTGGTAGAGGACGAGGAGGCTAAAGATTTGGATGGGAGTTCGAAGGCGAGGATGATGAGGCGATTGATGCTGGAGGAGGCCATGAGAGGCCTGCCGGAGCCAGGGGCCGGGCGCGTGATGTATTTGGtgaagacatttgagagacttctTTCCATCTCCAAGGAGACAGTGGGCGAAAGGAGTTTAGAAATGAAGCGAAAGGTGATGAATTGGGCCTTGCCTGGCTTGCAGCATCCGCCCAGAGCGAAGGTAACCGAGCTTTCCTCTTCGCCTGTTACACGTTCGACAGAATTCCTACCTACGGAGGACGACAAGGATGAAAG ATTGAGCTGTGGGAGCGATGAAACAGATGTAGGGCCAAAGAACCAACAAAAT TTCCAGAGCACTGGTTCCTCTGGAAGGAGTAGGAGCAAGAAGCTTAAAGTGAAAACCCAGCAGCCTTTCAAGTTAAGGACTGAG CAAAGAGGAAGATTCAAAGAAGAGCAGTTCATCAAGATGGTGAAGGAAATGCTTTTGGAGAAGAAAAGATGCACACCAATTGCGCAGAGGCTTCCCTGGACTACAGATGAACCCGAG ATTCTGATAAAGCCTCACGTAAAGGAACCAATTGATCTTGTTCTTCACAGTGACGTACATGCAGCAGAACGTGCCGAGTTTGATCTTCAT GTTGCTGAGAGTATGAGCTTTGTGCAGCAAATGAAAATGGAGAGAGAACGGCAGAAGAAG gtggaagaagaagaagaggaaaaaagaagACTCGGAAAAGAACTTGTGCTAAAAGCTCAACAACCCATGCCTTGCTTTGATCAACCATCGGTCCCAAGAAA ATCAACAAAACCCCAGACAGTTCCGAAGGAGCCAAGATTTCCATATGCACCGCAGCCTATAGGAACCGTAAGAAAGACATCCGATTCTTAA
- the LOC135624006 gene encoding zinc finger protein ZAT1-like produces MEGDRLTPAPGLLPLSKHRCKVCSRSFPSGRSLGGHMRSHVNVAAKSPSSDERRRENARKTRKRSDSSGGGGEVQCKECGKEFLSWRALFGHMRRHSERPYEERGERDGSCSNADHCNSLENQFDSEAAAATVSRKMLSKWIGLASVCSSSACQYEPEDEDGAISLVLLSKGVRHWSGSCSESPNKDSEVPESSDFVSDGSEKKGFELDDLRTEFKKVESDASDAGIVRDDMNPDCSKQDLSSAITEPSMKPGFDASGVRLGKNSSSTLERSDGCSDKATKKRSWFDCKPCNKVFRSYQALGGHRARHKRMKGCHGHRLHGVDNSMETDGSINGTATEETFGRHGSPKSNKGHRCPICSKFFSSGQALGGHKRSHLVANTACPVVIPRQPFKMSQLLDLNLPANGSDDYGGRESTSSTSYCFIH; encoded by the coding sequence ATGGAAGGAGATCGGCTGACGCCGGCGCCGGGGCTGCTGCCGTTGTCGAAGCACCGCTGCAAGGTGTGCAGCAGGAGCTTTCCGTCAGGGAGATCTTTGGGTGGCCACATGAGGTCTCACGTCAACGTGGCCGCCAAGTCGCCCTCGTCTGACGAGCGGCGGAGGGAGAACGCCAGGAAGACTCGGAAGCGATCGGATTCCAGCGGTGGAGGTGGAGAGGTGCAGTGCAAGGAGTGCGGGAAAGAGTTCCTGTCCTGGAGAGCGCTCTTTGGGCACATGAGGCGCCACTCCGAGAGACCTTACGAGGAGAGAGGAGAGCGTGACGGCTCCTGCAGCAATGCCGACCATTGCAATAGCCTCGAGAACCAATTCGACAGCGAGGCCGCAGCAGCAACCGTTTCACGGAAGATGCTCTCGAAGTGGATCGGTCTGGCCTCTGTTTGCTCCTCTTCAGCTTGCCAGTACGAGCCCGAGGACGAGGACGGCGCCATCAGCCTCGTGCTGCTCTCGAAGGGTGTCAGACACTGGAGCGGCAGCTGCAGTGAGTCTCCGAACAAGGATTCAGAGGTTCCTGAGAGCTCGGACTTTGTCTCAGATGGCAGTGAGAAGAAGGGATTCGAGTTAGATGATTTAAGAACCGAGTTCAAGAAGGTGGAATCTGATGCTTCCGATGCTGGGATTGTTAGGGATGACATGAACCCTGATTGCTCCAAGCAAGATCTGAGCTCTGCTATTACCGAACCAAGCATGAAGCCTGGATTCGATGCAAGTGGTGTTCGACTCGGAAAGAATTCTTCAAGCACACTGGAGAGATCGGATGGTTGCTCGGACAAGGCCACCAAGAAGAGAAGCTGGTTCGACTGCAAGCCCTGCAACAAGGTTTTCCGCtcctaccaagctctcggaggccACAGAGCAAGGCACAAGCGGATGAAAGGCTGCCATGGCCACAGGCTCCATGGCGTTGACAACAGCATGGAGACAGATGGTTCGATTAATGGAACAGCAACGGAGGAAACCTTCGGTCGCCATGGATCACCCAAGTCGAACAAGGGTCATCGGTGTCCGATCTGTAGTAAGTTCTTCAGCTCCGGCCAGGCTTTGGGCGGTCACAAGAGGTCTCACTTGGTGGCAAACACTGCTTGCCCCGTTGTGATTCCTCGCCAGCCATTCAAGATGTCCCAGTTGCTCGATCTCAACCTTCCTGCTAATGGAAGCGACGACTATGGTGGACGGGAGTCAACCTCAAGCACGAGCTACTGTTTCATCCACTAA
- the LOC135622834 gene encoding pentatricopeptide repeat-containing protein At5g04780, mitochondrial-like, which translates to MRLQSMRRLISTHGKLPCCLRSQSRFGFEASSKGVVVCEDGAIRVLELQEILQLCARKQLTREGKCCHGLAVQAGLLADTLTCNILINFYSKCGRVDFARRLFDGMPERSLVTWNTMIATHTQHGEDMEALHLFLQMRREGSLLSEFTLSSVLCACAARCAVTESQQLHALALKTAADSNVFVGTAVLDVYAKCKMIRDARLVFDAMPEKSSVSWSSMVAGYVQNDLYEEAVWFFHHAHKMGVELTQFTLSAALSACASIAASTEGKQLHSVAIRAGFAANLFVATSLIDVYSKCGCIREAYLVFRNVEDENIVLWNAMITGFSKHARPHEAMMLFEKMRQRGLQPNEVSYVSVLSACSHVGLVEEGRGYFDLLSRDAAVRPNVLHYSCMVDVLGRAGRIDEAWELIRSMPFGASASMWGSMLNSCRVHGNVELAKIAAQHLFELEPDNAGNHVLLSNIYAASKQWGEVAVARKFLKDSGTRKEIGKSWIDVRGKVHSFVVGENKHPRISEIYAKLEDLRREMNRLAYKVEVHYDLHDVGEGQKEELLRHHSERLALAFGLIELPSGTPIRIFKNLRVCGDCHSFMKTASMITDREIIARDTNRFHHFSRGHCSCGDFW; encoded by the coding sequence ATGAGATTACAGTCCATGAGAAGGTTGATTTCCACGCACGGGAAGCTTCCTTGTTGTTTGCGCAGCCAAAGTAGATTTGGATTTGAAGCCTCGAGCAAAGGAGTTGTTGTTTGCGAAGATGGCGCTATCAGAGTGTTAGAACTGCAAGAAATCCTGCAGCTTTGCGCAAGGAAACAGTTAACCAGGGAGGGGAAGTGTTGTCATGGTTTAGCTGTTCAAGCTGGTCTGCTTGCGGATACTCTCACGTGTAACATCTTGATCAACTTCTACTCCAAATGTGGTCGTGTCGACTTTGCTCGTCGCCTGTTCGATGGAATGCCTGAACGGAGCTTGGTCACATGGAACACCATGATTGCCACGCATACTCAACATGGGGAAGACATGGAGGCTCTGCATCTTTTCTTGCAGATGCGTCGAGAAGGGTCTTTGCTCAGTGAATTCACGTTGTCAAGCGTGCTTTGTGCCTGTGCTGCCAGATGTGCTGTCACGGAAAGCCAGCAGTTGCACGCTTTGGCCCTCAAAACTGCTGCTGATTCCAATGTGTTTGTTGGGACTGCAGTGCTCGACGTGTATGCGAAGTGCAAGATGATTCGTGATGCGCGGCTGGTGTTTGACGCGATGCCAGAAAAATCGTCGGTGTCATGGAGTTCTATGGTCGCAGGCTACGTGCAAAATGATCTTTACGAGGAGGCGGTTTGGTTCTTCCATCATGCTCACAAGATGGGAGTGGAATTGACGCAGTTCACACTTTCTGCTGCTCTCAGTGCATGTGCTAGCATAGCAGCAAGCACAGAAGGAAAGCAGCTGCATTCAGTGGCGATAAGAGCTGGTTTCGCTGCCAACCTATTTGTAGCTACCTCGCTGATCGATGTCTACTCAAAGTGCGGATGCATAAGGGAAGCTTACTTGGTCTTCCGTAACGTGGAAGACGAGAACATCGTCTTATGGAATGCGATGATCACAGGCTTCTCCAAACACGCTCGACCACACGAAGCCATGATGCTGTTTGAGAAAATGCGGCAGAGAGGGCTACAGCCCAATGAGGTCAGCTACGTATCTGTGCTGTCCGCATGCAGTCATGTGGGTTTGGTCGAAGAGGGTCGTGGATATTTTGACCTGCTGTCGAGAGATGCTGCCGTTCGACCAAATGTCCTTCACTATTCTTGCATGGTCGATGTTCTTGGCCGGGCTGGGAGGATCGATGAAGCTTGGGAATTGATCAGGAGTATGCCATTCGGGGCCAGTGCCTCCATGTGGGGATCTATGCTTAATTCCTGCCGTGTCCATGGCAATGTCGAACTGGCGAAAATTGCAGCTCAGCATCTGTTTGAGCTCGAACCTGATAACGCAGGAAACCATGTTTTGCTGTCGAACATATATGCTGCAAGCAAACAATGGGGAGAGGTTGCTGTGGCTCGGAAGTTTTTGAAGGATAGTGGCACAAGAAAGGAGATAGGAAAGAGTTGGATTGATGTGAGAGGAAAAGTTCACAGCTTTGTCGTCGGAGAGAACAAGCATCCAAGAATCAGTGAGATTTATGCTAAGTTGGAGGATCTTAGGAGGGAGATGAACAGGTTAGCTTACAAGGTTGAGGTACATTACGACCTTCATGATGTAGGGGAAGGGCAAAAGGAGGAGCTACTAAGACACCACAGTGAGAGATTGGCACTTGCTTTTGGTCTTATTGAGTTGCCCAGCGGGACACCGATCAGGATATTTAAGAACCTAAGAGTGTGTGGGGACTGCCATTCGTTTATGAAAACGGCTTCGATGATCACTGACAGGGAAATCATTGCTAGAGATACAAATCGATTTCACCACTTTAGCAGAGGACATTGCTCCTGTGGGGATTTCTGGTAA
- the LOC103997362 gene encoding uncharacterized protein LOC103997362 isoform X1: protein MPINTPRHWCDLQLGLVQASPFRLPLSLSLSLRDRRSTRNRRRSSFSASSRKGEIGSPSRRSGGRESPSQDTSHIIFLTQMSEDRVIVSESLEEVKPKSSPRISAAVKINTSIPLSLPNSDEKILSRYLEPSIGSCHDICKYGIKHDYEAKSRHHFFARFLAHNQMPDGECNQSNFMVVHRNKKSELKPRAIRTTDEFTDKTRFSKQMDLPPEKIIRTSNSLTDIAARSVHESSGMKFNAAPYDQANNAFLEQSAVDQDGKSSEESMDISTDEDKSSNLSRKLLCESVTMGLDRTTMQNDSAIEEHAPITQAGESPEEPVSIKFMISSTIQEDDVSTNYKASNPSDGLSVEQTSIELLTASPIKDNIVSADYQKADGAEESPNKLIDIKMKTLPESCEEGPSSLKLMNPKSKSSTKHRPVSGAERASKEAFNTKLKTPVYISPISTIKTPSTQVGFSKEQFQVKSLSTGIKTKRELNKLNSGNEVAGVSDRHKGIKQGKSDISGGPKLVKNSSVLRKTTRSVKLEPEQERPSRVKSTTASVTSIAIKKATSSPSKTIDASSEPAMPLKLKKIVKSSPPFVSSTEISGRRNQEKIIKVAKPLSAPSTKRQFTRVSSMKLRKYRKLIPSFTASNQAKAGNFGVKEKTVHASEPNLEHVDLRTLRQKLRKHRLHPNSQGGHEESGTQPIRASETAIHIGVSQRSYRDVPKSEMKIKPGRISGANSEDKTETSGKLNFSRRKVVDLRSDNSAPIKLRLRQVKTVGGNQKPKEIETKGSKNRMKSDGAGPRTALSNAINVALRHQNVDDKKDTQGLFNNVIAETASKLVESRKSKVRALVGAFETVLSLQESKVAPLVAVL, encoded by the exons ATGCCAATAAATACCCCTCGTCACTGGTGCGACCTCCAGCTGGGGTTGGTGCAGGCGAGCCCCTTTcggctccctctctctctctctctctctctgcgcgaTAGACGGAGCACCAGAAATCGCCGGAGGTCGTCGTTCTCCGCAAGTTCGCGTAAAGGGGAGATCGGATCTCCTTCTCGTCGCTCTGGTGGCCGGGAATCCCC AAGTCAAGATACTAGTCACATTATATTTCTTACTCAAATGAGTGAAGACAGAGTTATTGTCTCAGAATCCCTTGAGGAAGTGAAGCCTAAAAGTTCACCAAGGAtaagtgcagcagtaaaaataaACACCAGTATTCCACTATCTCTTCCAAACAGTGATGAGAAGATTCTTTCTCGTTACTTAGAACCTTCTATAGGTTCGTGCCATGATATCTGTAAATATGGAATTAAGCATGATTATGAAGCCAAGAGTAGGCATCACTTTTTCGCAAGGTTTTTGGCCCATAACCAGATGCCTGATGGAGAATGCAATCAATCAAATTTCATGGTAGTACACAGAAATAAGAAATCAGAACTTAAGCCAAGGGCAATTCGTACGACAGATGAATTCACTGATAAGACTAGATTCAGTAAGCAGATGGATCTTCCACCTGAGAAGATAATTCGGACTTCTAATTCGCTTACCGATATAGCAGCAAGATCTGTTCATGAATCCTCAGGCATGAAGTTTAATGCTGCACCATATGATCAAGCAAATAATGCATTTCTCGAGCAGTCAGCTGTAGATCAAGATGGAAAATCATCAGAGGAATCTATGGACATTTCAACCGATGAGGACAAATCGAGCAACCTTTCCAGAAAATTACTTTGTGAATCTGTAACCATGGGACTTGATAGAACAACAATGCAAAATGATTCTGCCATTGAAGAACATGCACCCATTACACAGGCAGGAGAATCACCTGAGGAACCTGTTAGCATAAAGTTCATGATTTCGTCAACTATTCAGGAAGATGATGTTTCTACCAATTATAAAGCATCAAATCCATCAGATGGATTATCAGTGGAGCAAACAAGCATAGAGTTGTTGACTGCATCTCCCATCAAAGATAACATTGTTTCTGCTGACTATCAAAAAGCTGATGGAGCAGAGGAATCACCTAATAAGCTGATAGATATCAAGATGAAAACTCTTCCGGAATCATGTGAAGAAGGACCATCAAGCTTGAAATTGATGAATCCTAAGAGCAAATCATCTACTAAACACAGACCTGTTAGTGGGGCAGAAAGAGCATCTAAAGAAGCATTTAACACGAAGCTAAAGACTCCAGTTTATATAAGCCCTATATCTACTATCAAAACACCAAGTACTCAAGTAGGATTCTCCAAGGAACAGTTCCAGGTGAAGAGTTTGAGCACAGGTATCAAAACAAAGAGAGAGCTGAACAAGCTGAACAGTGGTAATGAGGTTGCTGGAGTCTCTGATAGGCATAAAGGCATAAAGCAAGGGAAAAGTGACATATCTGGTGGACCAAAACTTGTCAAGAACAGTTCTGTATTAAGGAAAACAACAAGATCAGTCAAGTTGGAGCCTGAGCAAGAACGCCCATCGCGTGTCAAGAGCACTACTGCATCTGTTACATCTATAGCaatcaagaaagcaacttcatcccCTTCTAAGACAATCGACGCATCTTCTGAGCCTGCGATGCCTTTAAAGCTGAAGAAGATAGTAAAATCTTCACCTCCATTCGTTTCTTCAACAGAGATATCTGGCCGAAGGAATCAGGAGAAGATAATCAAGGTAGCAAAACCACTGTCAGCTCCATCCACCAAGCGTCAATTCACCAGGGTATCAAGCATGAAGCTGAGGAAATACAGGAAGTTAATCCCTTCTTTCACAGCGAGCAATCAAGCGAAAGCTGGAAATTTTGGTGTCAAGGAGAAAACTGTCCATGCCTCTGAGCCTAATCTGGAGCATGTTGATCTCAGAACCCTGAGGCAAAAACTCAGGAAACACAGATTACATCCAAACAGTCAAGGAGGGCATGAGGAATCTGGAACTCAACCGATTAGAGCCAGTGAAACTGCTATTCACATAGGGGTATCTCAGAGAAGTTACAGAGATGTTCCTAAAAGTGAAATGAAGATTAAACCGGGAAGAATTTCTGGTGCTAACTCAGAAGATAAAACTGAGACATCTGGCAAGTTAAATTTCAGCAGAAGGAAGGTGGTTGACTTGCGGTCTGATAACAGTGCTCCAATTAAACTCAGACTCAGGCAGGTTAAAACAGTCGGTGGCAACCAGAAGCCTAAAGAAATAGAAACAAAGGGCTCTAAAAACAGGATGAAATCTGATGGTGCAGGGCCAAGGACTGCTCTCTCAAATGCTATTAATGTTGCTCTGAGACATCAAAATGTTGATGATAAGAAAGACACCCAAGGTCTGTTCAATAACGTGATCGCGGAAACTGCAAGTAAGCTTGTTGAGTCTAGGAAGAGCAAGGTGAGGGCCTTAGTTGGTGCCTTTGAGACCGTCTTATCTCTTCAAGAAAGCAAAGTAGCTCCACTAGTTGCAGTTCTCTGA
- the LOC103997362 gene encoding uncharacterized protein LOC103997362 isoform X2, with protein sequence MSEDRVIVSESLEEVKPKSSPRISAAVKINTSIPLSLPNSDEKILSRYLEPSIGSCHDICKYGIKHDYEAKSRHHFFARFLAHNQMPDGECNQSNFMVVHRNKKSELKPRAIRTTDEFTDKTRFSKQMDLPPEKIIRTSNSLTDIAARSVHESSGMKFNAAPYDQANNAFLEQSAVDQDGKSSEESMDISTDEDKSSNLSRKLLCESVTMGLDRTTMQNDSAIEEHAPITQAGESPEEPVSIKFMISSTIQEDDVSTNYKASNPSDGLSVEQTSIELLTASPIKDNIVSADYQKADGAEESPNKLIDIKMKTLPESCEEGPSSLKLMNPKSKSSTKHRPVSGAERASKEAFNTKLKTPVYISPISTIKTPSTQVGFSKEQFQVKSLSTGIKTKRELNKLNSGNEVAGVSDRHKGIKQGKSDISGGPKLVKNSSVLRKTTRSVKLEPEQERPSRVKSTTASVTSIAIKKATSSPSKTIDASSEPAMPLKLKKIVKSSPPFVSSTEISGRRNQEKIIKVAKPLSAPSTKRQFTRVSSMKLRKYRKLIPSFTASNQAKAGNFGVKEKTVHASEPNLEHVDLRTLRQKLRKHRLHPNSQGGHEESGTQPIRASETAIHIGVSQRSYRDVPKSEMKIKPGRISGANSEDKTETSGKLNFSRRKVVDLRSDNSAPIKLRLRQVKTVGGNQKPKEIETKGSKNRMKSDGAGPRTALSNAINVALRHQNVDDKKDTQGLFNNVIAETASKLVESRKSKVRALVGAFETVLSLQESKVAPLVAVL encoded by the coding sequence ATGAGTGAAGACAGAGTTATTGTCTCAGAATCCCTTGAGGAAGTGAAGCCTAAAAGTTCACCAAGGAtaagtgcagcagtaaaaataaACACCAGTATTCCACTATCTCTTCCAAACAGTGATGAGAAGATTCTTTCTCGTTACTTAGAACCTTCTATAGGTTCGTGCCATGATATCTGTAAATATGGAATTAAGCATGATTATGAAGCCAAGAGTAGGCATCACTTTTTCGCAAGGTTTTTGGCCCATAACCAGATGCCTGATGGAGAATGCAATCAATCAAATTTCATGGTAGTACACAGAAATAAGAAATCAGAACTTAAGCCAAGGGCAATTCGTACGACAGATGAATTCACTGATAAGACTAGATTCAGTAAGCAGATGGATCTTCCACCTGAGAAGATAATTCGGACTTCTAATTCGCTTACCGATATAGCAGCAAGATCTGTTCATGAATCCTCAGGCATGAAGTTTAATGCTGCACCATATGATCAAGCAAATAATGCATTTCTCGAGCAGTCAGCTGTAGATCAAGATGGAAAATCATCAGAGGAATCTATGGACATTTCAACCGATGAGGACAAATCGAGCAACCTTTCCAGAAAATTACTTTGTGAATCTGTAACCATGGGACTTGATAGAACAACAATGCAAAATGATTCTGCCATTGAAGAACATGCACCCATTACACAGGCAGGAGAATCACCTGAGGAACCTGTTAGCATAAAGTTCATGATTTCGTCAACTATTCAGGAAGATGATGTTTCTACCAATTATAAAGCATCAAATCCATCAGATGGATTATCAGTGGAGCAAACAAGCATAGAGTTGTTGACTGCATCTCCCATCAAAGATAACATTGTTTCTGCTGACTATCAAAAAGCTGATGGAGCAGAGGAATCACCTAATAAGCTGATAGATATCAAGATGAAAACTCTTCCGGAATCATGTGAAGAAGGACCATCAAGCTTGAAATTGATGAATCCTAAGAGCAAATCATCTACTAAACACAGACCTGTTAGTGGGGCAGAAAGAGCATCTAAAGAAGCATTTAACACGAAGCTAAAGACTCCAGTTTATATAAGCCCTATATCTACTATCAAAACACCAAGTACTCAAGTAGGATTCTCCAAGGAACAGTTCCAGGTGAAGAGTTTGAGCACAGGTATCAAAACAAAGAGAGAGCTGAACAAGCTGAACAGTGGTAATGAGGTTGCTGGAGTCTCTGATAGGCATAAAGGCATAAAGCAAGGGAAAAGTGACATATCTGGTGGACCAAAACTTGTCAAGAACAGTTCTGTATTAAGGAAAACAACAAGATCAGTCAAGTTGGAGCCTGAGCAAGAACGCCCATCGCGTGTCAAGAGCACTACTGCATCTGTTACATCTATAGCaatcaagaaagcaacttcatcccCTTCTAAGACAATCGACGCATCTTCTGAGCCTGCGATGCCTTTAAAGCTGAAGAAGATAGTAAAATCTTCACCTCCATTCGTTTCTTCAACAGAGATATCTGGCCGAAGGAATCAGGAGAAGATAATCAAGGTAGCAAAACCACTGTCAGCTCCATCCACCAAGCGTCAATTCACCAGGGTATCAAGCATGAAGCTGAGGAAATACAGGAAGTTAATCCCTTCTTTCACAGCGAGCAATCAAGCGAAAGCTGGAAATTTTGGTGTCAAGGAGAAAACTGTCCATGCCTCTGAGCCTAATCTGGAGCATGTTGATCTCAGAACCCTGAGGCAAAAACTCAGGAAACACAGATTACATCCAAACAGTCAAGGAGGGCATGAGGAATCTGGAACTCAACCGATTAGAGCCAGTGAAACTGCTATTCACATAGGGGTATCTCAGAGAAGTTACAGAGATGTTCCTAAAAGTGAAATGAAGATTAAACCGGGAAGAATTTCTGGTGCTAACTCAGAAGATAAAACTGAGACATCTGGCAAGTTAAATTTCAGCAGAAGGAAGGTGGTTGACTTGCGGTCTGATAACAGTGCTCCAATTAAACTCAGACTCAGGCAGGTTAAAACAGTCGGTGGCAACCAGAAGCCTAAAGAAATAGAAACAAAGGGCTCTAAAAACAGGATGAAATCTGATGGTGCAGGGCCAAGGACTGCTCTCTCAAATGCTATTAATGTTGCTCTGAGACATCAAAATGTTGATGATAAGAAAGACACCCAAGGTCTGTTCAATAACGTGATCGCGGAAACTGCAAGTAAGCTTGTTGAGTCTAGGAAGAGCAAGGTGAGGGCCTTAGTTGGTGCCTTTGAGACCGTCTTATCTCTTCAAGAAAGCAAAGTAGCTCCACTAGTTGCAGTTCTCTGA